A genomic window from Triticum urartu cultivar G1812 chromosome 7, Tu2.1, whole genome shotgun sequence includes:
- the LOC125520043 gene encoding protein ENHANCED DISEASE RESISTANCE 2-like, translated as MKAVGVVEASCEAIFQLVMSMDTTRFEWDCSFQYGSLVEEVDGHTAILYHRLQLDWFSAFTWPRDLCYVRYWRRNDDGSYVVLFQSREHPNCGPQPGFVRAHIESGGFNISPLKSRNGRVRTQVQHLMQIDLKGWGVGYLPSFQQHSLLHMLNSVAGLREWFSQSDESQILPRIPVMDNMALSVSSKKGTKTQDNTVQTSLPADESRHSTVEEESDEDEEFQLPESELEPSTRELDADGKLLGLDEEDSGEIDFSGFSGNLRRDDRDNSRDCWRISDGNNFRVRSKNFIYDKSKVPAGKPLMELVAVDWFKDVKRMDHVAKRKGCAVQVAAEKGLFSLAINLQVPGTTNYSMVFYFVSKKLIPNSLLQRFVDGDDEFRNSRFKLIPSVPKGSWIVRQSVGSTPCLLGKAVDITYIRGANYLEIDVDIGSSTVANGVLGLVCGVITTLVVDMAFLVQGHTYEELPERLIGAVRMSHIELSSAVVPVLED; from the exons ATGAAGGCTGTTGGAGTTGTTGAGGCTTCGTGTGAGGCTATATTTCAGCTTGTGATGAGCATGGACACCACCCGCTTTGA GTGGGACTGCAGTTTCCAGTATGGCAGTCtagtggaggaggtcgatggcCACACAGCAATACTGTACCATAGGCTACAACTGGATTGGTTTTCAGC ATTTACTTGGCCTCGTGATCTTTGTTATGTACGATATTGGCGGCGTAATGACGATGGAAGTTATG TTGTGCTATTTCAATCAAGAGAGCACCCAAACTGTGGTCCACAACCAGGATTTGTTAGGGCACACATTGAGA GTGGTGGTTTCAACATTTCTCCACTGAAATCCCGTAATGGGAGAGTCCGAACACAAGTACAGCATCTTATGCAGATTGATTTGAAGGGTTGGGGGGTTGGCTACTTACCTTCATTTCAACAACATAGCCTCCTTCATATGTTGAACAGCGTTGCCG GGCTCAGGGAATGGTTTTCACAAAGTGATGAAAGTCAAATACTTCCTAGGATTCCTGTTATGGACAATATGGCCCTATCGGTTTCTTCTAAGAAAGGCACAAAAACACAGGATAATACTGTGCAAACCAGCCTTCCGGCGGATGAAAGTAGACATTCAACGGTTGAGGAGGAGTCTGACGAAGATGAAGAATTCCAGTTACCTGAATCTGAGCTAGAG CCATCAACTCGTGAGCTCGATGCAGATGGTAAACTACTAG GGTTGGATGAGGAAGATTCAGGTGAGATTGATTTTTCTGGATTTTCTGGAAATTTACGCCGGGATGACCGTGATAACAGTCGTGATTGTTGGAGAATATCTGATGGAAATAACTTCAGAGTGCGAAGCAAGAACTTCATATATGATAAAAGCAAG GTTCCTGCTGGAAAGCCTCTTATGGAGCTTGTTGCTGTTGACTGGTTTAAAGACGTGAAACGAATGGATCATGTTGCTAAAAGAAAAGGATGCGCTGTTCAA GTTGCTGCCGAGAAGGGTCTTTTTTCATTGGCAATAAATCTACAA GTTCCTGGCACAACGAACTATAGTATGGTTTTCTACTTTGTATCAAAGAAACTGATACCGAACTCCTTGTTGCAACGTTTTGTTGATGGCGATGATGAATTCCGCAATAGTAGGTTCAAGCTGATCCCATCTGTACCGAAG GGCTCATGGATTGTCCGCCAAAGTGTTGGCAGCACACCGTGTCTCCTGGGCAAAGCAGTTGACATCACCTATATCCGTGGTGCAAATTATTTGGAA ATAGATGTGGACATAGGTTCGTCTACGGTGGCAAATGGAGTCTTGGGGCTTGTGTGTGGCGTGATCACGACGCTAGTTGTGGACATGGCTTTTCTTGTCCAG GGCCACACATACGAGGAGCTCCCGGAACGACTGATCGGTGCCGTTCGGATGTCGCACATAGAACTATCATCTGCGGTTGTTCCTGTGCTTGAGGATTAA
- the LOC125522524 gene encoding glyoxylate/hydroxypyruvate reductase HPR3-like, whose protein sequence is MDGFSSPAMAPTVRKPAAHPAVLVLRRLDAPFAAALHEHFLLLDFHASGEPLPAFLAAAAAAPEPPRAVLVVGGGAIRVDAPFLDVVQSVRCVVTTGTGVDHIDLAECARRGVAVANAGKVYSTDVADHAVGLLLDVQRRVSAAERYVRRGSWPAQGDYRPLGSKLGGKRVGIIGLGNIGSLVARRLEAFGCVILYNSRRRKEEGSSRRYTYFPDVRGLAAASDVLVVACALNEETRHVVGREVLDALGKDGVLINVGRGANVDEAALVAALKEGRIAGAGLDVFEDEPKVPAELLPMDNVVLTPHVAVLTQESRSDLRAQTIGNLQVFFSGQPLLTPVPCHRA, encoded by the coding sequence ATGGACGGCTTTAGTTCCCCCGCCATGGCACCCACAGTCCGCAAACCAGCGGCCCACCCGGCCGTCCTCGTCCTCCGCCGGCTGGACgcgccgttcgccgccgcgctGCACGAGCACTTCCTCCTCCTGGACTTCCACGCGTCCGGCGAGCCCCTCCCGGCTTTTCTAGCCGCGGCAGCGGCAGCCCCCGAGCCCCCGCGCGCCGTGCTggtggtgggcggcggagccATACGCGTGGACGCCCCGTTCCTCGACGTCGTCCAGTCCGTCCGGTGCGTTGTCACCACGGGCACCGGCGTCGACCACATCGACCTGGCCGAGTGCGCGCGCCGCGGCGTGGCCGTCGCCAACGCCGGGAAGGTCTACTCCACCGACGTGGCGGACCACGCCGTGGGCCTGCTGCTCGACGTGCAGCGGCGCGTGTCGGCGGCGGAGCGGTACGTCAGGCGCGGGTCCTGGCCGGCCCAGGGCGACTACCGGCCACTCGGCTCCAAGCTCGGCGGCAAGCGCGTCGGCATCATCGGCCTGGGCAACATCGGCTCGCTCGTCGCGAGGCGGCTCGAAGCCTTCGGCTGCGTCATCCTGTACAACTCGAGGAGGCGCAAGGAGGAGGGCTCGTCCCGCCGCTACACCTACTTCCCGGACGTCCGGGGCCTCGCCGCCGCGTCCGACGTGCTCGTCGTTGCCTGCGCGCTGAACGAGGAGACGAGGCACGTCGTGGGCAGGGAGGTGCTGGATGCCCTGGGGAAGGACGGCGTGCTCATCAACGTCGGCCGAGGGGCGAATGTCGACGAGGCGGCGCTGGTGGCGGCGCTCAaggaggggaggatcgccggcgCCGGCCTCGACGTCTTCGAGGACGAGCCGAAGGTGCCGGCGGAGCTCCTGCCCATGGACAATGTGGTGCTGACCCCTCACGTGGCGGTTCTGACGCAGGAGTCCAGGTCGGACCTGCGCGCGCAGACCATCGGCAACCTACAGGTCTTCTTCTCCGGCCAGCCATTGCTCACTCCCGTGCCCTGCCATCGTGCCTAA